The following coding sequences are from one Bos taurus isolate L1 Dominette 01449 registration number 42190680 breed Hereford chromosome 26, ARS-UCD2.0, whole genome shotgun sequence window:
- the LOC132343985 gene encoding uncharacterized protein, which translates to MPTPVSTSLPVPLAACQGLWFPPVPCSGPAVRLQAHDSVLLPAPGRRPDKWCFHVHSPRGGAVTSRRQNAQDPPTELHPVKRFRIAPFSLMRPFFQMKVWIHISLWRVSAGCSAPAAFREQFNRRRASWLPSRAIRKPIFPGHPSDFQDPRWDSPGRAYLSQAAARLCCESTTAPRTARVRPVPRGLFSFIPTCSASFSSSSSAEQLCLSPPALAPPLSLRPSPRLAQALVCSFHLSPALSPHPRQMSTRRRGLVLTLQSPGRGCDSQEEPQLISTLIVPLTARSPAPLSDCLSSPRLRWETNDCLHE; encoded by the coding sequence ATGCCGACCCCCGTTTCCACCTCGCTTCCCGTCCCGCTGGCTGCCTGCCAGGGCCTCTGGTTCCCGCCCGTGCCCTGCTCTGGGCCAGCTGTGCGGCTGCAGGCACACGACAGCGTGCTTCTGCCGGCGCCGGGGAGGAGGCCTGACAAGTGGTGTTTCCACGTCCACAGCCCGCGAGGAGGCGCTGTTACCTCCAGGAGGCAAAACGCCCAGGATCCACCCAcggaactccaccctgtgaaacGCTTCAGAATCGCTCCGTTCTCGCTCATGCGCCCTTTCTTCCAGATGAAGGTTTGGATCCACATTTCTCTCTGGAGAGTCTCTGCTGGGTGCTCAGCCCCAGCTGCGTTTAGAGAGCAGTTTAACAGACGCCGAGCATCATGGCTTCCATCCAGGGCCATTAGAAAACCCATCTTTCCAGGACACCCCTCAGACTTCCAGGATCCCAGATGGGACTCGCCTGGACGTGCCTACCTTTCCCAGGCAGCTGCCCGTCTTTGCTGTGAAAGTACCACCGCGCCCAGGACGGCACGTGTGCGCCCGGTCCCCAGGGGGCTGTTCTCGTTTATCCCCACGTGCAGCGCCAGCTTTAGTTCTTCCTCCAGCGCTGAGCAGTTGTGTCTCAGCCCCCCGGCCCtcgcccctcccctctccctgcgcCCCTCACCACGTCTTGCCCAGGCCTTGGTCTGTTCCTTCCATTTGTCACCTGCTCTGTCCCCCCACCCACGGCAGATGAGCACTAGGCGGCGTGGCTTGGTGCTCACGCTGCAGTCCCCAGGGCGCGGTTGTGATTCACAGGAAGAGCCTCAGCTCATCAGCACCCTTATCGTCCCTCTGACTGCACGTTCACCCGCCCCACTGAGCGACTGTCTCAGCTCTCCTAGGTTACGATGGGAAACCAACGACTGTTTGCATGAATAA